The Eubacteriaceae bacterium Marseille-Q4139 genome has a window encoding:
- a CDS encoding type IA DNA topoisomerase, protein MGKSLFIAEKPSVAQEFAKVLKITGKRGDGYLESENAIVTWCVGHLVTMSYPEAYDPVYKRWSMDTLPFLPKEFKYQVIDGVAKQFKIVSGLLNRSDVETIYVCTDSGREGEYIYRLVEQMAGVKGKTRRRVWIDSQTEEEILRGVREAKELSEYDNLAASAYLRAKEDYLMGINFSRVLTLKYGPSVASYLREKRAVLSVGRVMTCVLGMVVRREREIRTFVKTPFFRVLGTFRMPGQETAIEAEWRAVEGSKYFGTPALYKENGFREKKDAEALVAFLSEPPMEGTLLSVEKKRETKNAPLLYNLAELQNDCSKLYKISPDETLKIVQELYEKKLVTYPRTDARVLSSAVAKEIQKNIGGLRNVPLLSGFASEVLENGAYKKIAGTRYVNDKQITDHYAIIPTGQGLSALRGLGELPLKVYELIGRRFLAIFYPSAVYQKVSLHMEKQGEHFFSSYRVLAEEGYFKVTPPPQKSAKAKKSGDGEKQENGEEIQEIDPGQGEKAEALLSMLKSLKKGEKLELTKLSIKEGETTPPKRYTSGSMILAMENAGQLIEDEDLRAQIKGSGIGTSATRAEILKKLFNIKYLSLAKKTQVITPTLFGEIVFDVVSASMKQLLNPELTASWEKGLTYVAEGTITPEEYMEKLNRFVALRTDSVKQVNNQALLRPYFDAAAQFYKKQGG, encoded by the coding sequence ATGGGCAAATCATTATTTATTGCAGAAAAACCAAGTGTGGCCCAGGAATTTGCCAAGGTGTTAAAAATTACGGGAAAGCGCGGTGACGGCTATCTGGAGTCGGAAAACGCCATTGTGACCTGGTGCGTCGGCCATCTCGTCACCATGAGCTATCCGGAGGCCTATGATCCGGTGTACAAGCGCTGGTCTATGGATACGCTTCCCTTTCTTCCGAAGGAATTCAAATACCAGGTCATTGACGGCGTGGCAAAGCAGTTTAAAATCGTGAGCGGGCTTTTAAACCGGAGCGATGTGGAGACAATCTATGTCTGTACCGACTCGGGGCGCGAGGGAGAATACATATACCGCCTTGTGGAACAGATGGCAGGCGTAAAGGGAAAAACGCGCCGCCGCGTCTGGATCGACTCCCAGACGGAAGAGGAGATTCTGCGCGGCGTCAGAGAGGCAAAGGAGCTTTCGGAGTATGACAACCTGGCGGCTTCGGCGTATCTTCGGGCAAAAGAGGATTATCTGATGGGCATCAATTTTTCACGCGTGCTGACGTTAAAATACGGCCCGTCGGTGGCGTCCTATCTCAGAGAAAAACGGGCTGTTTTATCCGTGGGCCGCGTGATGACATGTGTCCTCGGCATGGTTGTCCGCAGGGAGCGGGAGATCCGCACCTTCGTAAAGACGCCGTTTTTCCGCGTCCTCGGCACCTTCCGTATGCCGGGGCAGGAGACGGCCATCGAGGCCGAATGGCGTGCCGTCGAGGGCTCGAAGTATTTCGGGACGCCGGCGCTCTATAAGGAAAACGGCTTCCGGGAAAAAAAGGACGCCGAAGCTCTGGTGGCTTTTCTTTCCGAGCCGCCCATGGAGGGGACGCTTCTTTCCGTGGAAAAAAAGCGGGAGACGAAGAATGCGCCGCTTTTATATAATCTGGCGGAGCTTCAGAATGACTGCTCAAAGCTCTATAAAATCAGCCCCGATGAGACGCTGAAAATCGTCCAGGAATTGTATGAAAAGAAGCTGGTGACGTATCCGCGTACCGATGCCCGCGTGCTGTCGTCGGCTGTGGCGAAGGAGATCCAGAAAAACATCGGCGGCCTTCGGAACGTGCCGCTGCTTTCCGGGTTTGCCTCGGAGGTGCTGGAAAACGGCGCATATAAAAAGATTGCGGGAACTCGCTATGTGAACGACAAGCAGATCACCGATCACTACGCCATCATCCCCACCGGGCAGGGGCTTTCGGCGCTCCGGGGGCTTGGGGAGCTGCCCCTTAAGGTCTACGAGCTGATCGGGAGGCGGTTTCTGGCAATTTTTTATCCGTCGGCCGTCTATCAGAAGGTTTCCCTGCATATGGAAAAACAGGGCGAACATTTCTTTTCCAGCTACCGTGTGCTGGCCGAGGAGGGCTATTTTAAGGTGACTCCGCCGCCGCAGAAATCTGCGAAAGCGAAAAAGAGCGGGGACGGCGAAAAGCAGGAAAACGGAGAGGAGATCCAGGAGATCGATCCCGGCCAGGGCGAGAAGGCCGAGGCGCTTCTTTCCATGTTAAAGAGCTTAAAAAAAGGAGAGAAGCTGGAGCTTACGAAGCTTTCCATCAAGGAAGGCGAGACGACGCCGCCCAAGCGGTACACCTCCGGCTCCATGATCCTTGCCATGGAAAATGCCGGTCAGCTCATCGAGGACGAAGATCTGCGGGCCCAGATCAAGGGCAGCGGCATCGGCACCAGCGCTACCAGGGCGGAGATTTTGAAAAAGCTTTTCAACATCAAGTATCTGTCCCTGGCAAAGAAAACCCAGGTCATTACGCCGACGCTTTTCGGGGAGATCGTCTTCGACGTGGTGAGCGCCTCCATGAAACAGCTTCTGAATCCGGAGCTTACGGCAAGCTGGGAAAAGGGGCTTACTTACGTGGCCGAGGGCACGATCACGCCGGAGGAGTACATGGAAAAGCTGAACCGGTTTGTGGCCCTTCGTACCGACAGCGTGAAGCAGGTGAATAATCAGGCGCTTTTGCGGCCGTATTTCGATGCGGCGGCGCAGTTTTATAAGAAGCAGGGCGGTTGA
- a CDS encoding IMP cyclohydrolase produces MKLLSLAEELQGNSYPGRGIVLGKSKDGKTAVAAYFIMGRSENSRNRVFVEEGAGIRTQAFDPAKLEDPSLIIYAPVRVLGNKTIVTNGDQTDTIYEGMDKQLTFEQSLRSREFEPDGPNFTPRISGIMHIENGGYNYAMSILKSSDGNPESCSRFTFAYEKPLCGEGHFIHTYMSDGNPLPSFEGEPKRVAIDGDIDAFTKMVWESLNEENKVSLFVRFIDIETGKYESRIVNKNQK; encoded by the coding sequence ATGAAGCTTTTATCGCTGGCAGAAGAATTACAGGGCAATTCTTATCCTGGAAGAGGAATCGTCCTTGGAAAGTCGAAAGACGGGAAAACGGCCGTAGCGGCATATTTTATCATGGGAAGAAGCGAAAACAGCAGAAACCGCGTGTTCGTGGAAGAAGGGGCAGGGATCCGTACCCAGGCCTTTGATCCGGCAAAGCTGGAAGATCCGAGCTTAATCATCTATGCGCCTGTCCGCGTCCTTGGAAACAAGACCATCGTCACAAACGGCGATCAGACGGACACGATTTACGAGGGCATGGACAAGCAGCTCACCTTTGAGCAGTCCCTGCGCTCCAGGGAATTCGAGCCGGACGGCCCGAACTTCACGCCGCGGATTTCCGGCATCATGCATATTGAAAATGGCGGCTACAATTATGCCATGTCCATTTTAAAGAGCAGCGACGGGAACCCGGAAAGCTGCAGCCGCTTCACCTTTGCCTATGAGAAACCTCTTTGCGGAGAGGGGCATTTCATCCACACATACATGAGCGACGGAAACCCGCTGCCGAGTTTCGAGGGCGAGCCGAAGCGCGTGGCCATCGACGGCGATATCGATGCATTCACAAAGATGGTATGGGAAAGCTTAAACGAAGAAAACAAAGTCTCCCTGTTTGTCCGCTTTATTGACATTGAAACAGGAAAATACGAGAGCAGGATCGTAAATAAAAACCAGAAATAG
- a CDS encoding PD-(D/E)XK nuclease family transposase has protein sequence MDDDFMTKCFENNIECTELVIQIVLGRDDIKVKKVETQHLIKNLQGRSVVLDIFATDCTGKKINIEIQRADRGAGAKRARYHSSLIDANITEPGEKMENLLEMYVIFITEKDVMNGMLPIYHINRVVEETGMPFDDETHILYVNGEYRDDSPIGILMHDFSCTDPADMKYKVLAERARYFKEDEEGVAVMCKAMEEMRNEAARAADLAARRRVAASLLKTGKLSHEEIAACADLTLQEVKALAGEKGA, from the coding sequence ATGGATGATGATTTTATGACGAAGTGCTTTGAAAATAACATTGAATGTACGGAACTTGTGATACAAATTGTGTTAGGCAGAGATGATATCAAAGTAAAGAAAGTAGAGACGCAGCATTTAATAAAAAATCTTCAGGGACGGTCTGTCGTTCTCGATATCTTTGCAACGGACTGTACAGGAAAGAAGATCAATATTGAAATCCAGCGTGCGGACCGTGGAGCCGGTGCAAAAAGGGCGAGATACCACAGCAGCCTGATTGATGCGAATATTACGGAGCCAGGAGAGAAAATGGAGAATCTGCTGGAAATGTATGTGATTTTTATTACAGAAAAAGATGTAATGAATGGAATGCTTCCGATTTACCATATTAACCGTGTGGTTGAGGAAACTGGCATGCCATTTGATGATGAAACACATATATTGTATGTAAACGGGGAATATCGGGATGACTCTCCCATTGGAATCCTGATGCATGACTTCTCCTGTACGGATCCGGCAGATATGAAGTATAAAGTGCTTGCGGAGCGAGCAAGATATTTTAAAGAAGATGAGGAAGGAGTGGCTGTTATGTGTAAAGCGATGGAAGAAATGCGGAATGAAGCTGCCAGAGCCGCCGACCTTGCGGCCAGACGCAGAGTTGCAGCCAGCCTGTTAAAAACCGGCAAACTATCTCATGAAGAAATCGCAGCCTGTGCAGACCTGACTCTTCAGGAAGTGAAGGCACTGGCAGGTGAAAAAGGGGCCTGA
- a CDS encoding galactose mutarotase, giving the protein MIKKERFGTMPDGRPVSLYTIENPGGVSASFTDLGAVWVKLLAPDWEGAKKDVLLGFDDADGYLNNGPHFGSVVGRIANRTAKGQFFLNGTEYRLAINNGENNLHSGLDYYDRRLWEAEEGGDGRSVTFTLLSPDGDQGYPGNAKISVTYTLSEKDCVEIVYRVVCDQDTPVNLTNHAYFNLAGHDGGSVMGQEARIEADFYTPNGKDSIPTGEILKVDGTPMDFRAAKAFGRDIDAEFDQLTWAGGYDQNWCLNHHPGEYALSAWAHDPGSGRAMEVYTDAPGVQLYTANGLSGVSGKGGVSYGRRGAFCFETQFYPDSANKAQFPTIILKAGTELVSRTGYRFYVEK; this is encoded by the coding sequence ATGATAAAGAAAGAACGATTTGGAACGATGCCGGACGGACGCCCGGTGAGCCTTTATACCATAGAAAATCCCGGCGGTGTTTCGGCTTCCTTTACGGATCTCGGCGCCGTTTGGGTAAAGCTTTTGGCGCCCGACTGGGAGGGAGCGAAAAAAGATGTGCTCCTGGGGTTTGATGATGCGGACGGGTATTTAAACAACGGCCCGCACTTTGGTTCTGTCGTGGGACGGATTGCCAACAGGACGGCGAAGGGACAGTTTTTCTTAAACGGAACAGAGTACCGCCTTGCCATCAACAACGGTGAAAACAACCTCCACAGCGGCCTGGACTATTATGATAGAAGACTCTGGGAGGCCGAAGAAGGCGGGGATGGCCGCAGCGTGACCTTTACCCTTTTAAGCCCGGACGGCGACCAGGGATATCCGGGGAATGCGAAGATTTCCGTCACCTATACGCTTTCGGAAAAGGACTGCGTGGAGATTGTCTACCGCGTCGTCTGTGACCAGGATACGCCGGTGAACCTGACGAACCACGCCTATTTTAACCTGGCCGGCCATGACGGCGGAAGCGTTATGGGGCAGGAAGCCAGGATCGAAGCGGATTTCTATACACCGAACGGAAAAGATTCGATTCCCACCGGCGAGATTCTAAAGGTAGACGGGACACCGATGGATTTTCGGGCGGCCAAGGCCTTTGGCCGCGACATTGACGCAGAGTTCGACCAGCTTACCTGGGCCGGCGGCTACGACCAGAACTGGTGCTTGAACCACCATCCCGGCGAGTATGCGCTTTCGGCCTGGGCGCACGATCCGGGAAGCGGTCGGGCCATGGAGGTCTATACGGATGCGCCGGGTGTCCAGCTTTATACGGCAAACGGCCTTTCCGGCGTTTCGGGAAAAGGCGGCGTTTCCTACGGAAGACGCGGGGCGTTCTGCTTCGAGACGCAGTTTTATCCGGATTCGGCCAATAAGGCCCAGTTCCCAACTATTATCTTGAAGGCGGGGACGGAGCTTGTGAGCCGGACAGGGTATCGGTTTTATGTGGAAAAATAA
- a CDS encoding DUF4163 domain-containing protein, which yields MKKKKYYFLLLTAAACLSFSGCKSREKVDLTSSHTEAESMSPTTAAAKETEAAKPEETAEEETKKGQSSASALSVRSQIATHKDGKVSIEYPILSNLKNADMEETVNNLIKEKAIQILTDYEVNAASDTVAVQCTVVSLDRSRAVLTYEGSLMTEGAAHPTALFYTTTVDLDKGVLMGLSDYADAYTMAGYLVSDDCVVHKPANSSEVKDYLKSQSLEDWWEILKQCDFTASGLEGFPQAFSYENEGTIYISVPVSHAIGDFAIVSYTPDTK from the coding sequence ATGAAAAAGAAAAAATACTACTTTCTGCTTTTGACGGCAGCCGCGTGCCTTTCGTTTTCCGGCTGTAAATCCAGGGAAAAAGTGGATCTGACAAGTTCCCATACAGAGGCGGAATCCATGTCGCCGACTACGGCAGCCGCAAAGGAAACCGAGGCGGCCAAGCCGGAGGAAACTGCTGAGGAGGAAACGAAAAAAGGCCAGAGCTCCGCTTCCGCCTTAAGTGTCCGCTCCCAGATTGCCACCCATAAAGACGGCAAGGTCTCCATTGAATATCCGATCCTCTCCAACTTAAAAAATGCCGACATGGAGGAGACGGTCAACAATCTCATAAAGGAGAAGGCAATTCAGATTCTCACCGATTATGAGGTAAATGCCGCCTCGGATACGGTGGCCGTCCAGTGCACCGTCGTATCACTCGACCGCAGCCGCGCCGTGCTCACCTACGAAGGTTCCCTGATGACGGAGGGCGCTGCCCACCCCACGGCGCTGTTCTACACCACGACGGTGGATCTCGACAAAGGTGTGCTCATGGGCCTTTCCGACTATGCCGATGCCTATACGATGGCCGGATATCTCGTATCCGATGACTGTGTCGTCCATAAGCCGGCCAATTCTTCCGAGGTTAAAGACTATCTGAAATCTCAGTCGCTGGAGGACTGGTGGGAAATTTTAAAGCAGTGCGACTTTACGGCTTCCGGCCTGGAGGGCTTCCCGCAGGCATTTTCCTACGAAAATGAGGGGACGATTTACATCAGTGTCCCGGTGTCCCATGCCATCGGTGATTTTGCCATTGTAAGTTATACGCCGGATACGAAATAG
- a CDS encoding phosphoribosylaminoimidazolecarboxamide formyltransferase, whose product MKEMELKYGCNPNQKPSRVFMADGSKLPITVLNGKPGYINLLDALNGWQLVKELKKATGLPAATSFKHVSPAGAAVGLPMDDVLKKIYWVDDLGELSPLACAYARARGADRMSSFGDFISLSDVCDVDTARLIKREVSDGVIAPGYEPEALEILKAKKNGNYNVIQIDENYVPEEIERKQVYGVTFEQGRNNLEINRELLSNVVTENKEIPDSAKIDLMIALITLKYTQSNSVCYVKDGQAIGIGAGQQSRVHCTRLAGQKADNWFLRQAPQVLNLPFIDKIKRADRDNAIDVYIGEEYMDLLADGEWQKVFTEKPPVFTREEKRAWLDKMQDVALGSDAFFPFGDNIERAKKSGVKYIAQPGGSVRDDNVIEVCNKYGMAMAFTGIRLFHH is encoded by the coding sequence ATGAAAGAAATGGAATTAAAATACGGCTGCAACCCGAACCAGAAGCCGTCCAGAGTCTTCATGGCTGATGGAAGCAAGCTTCCGATTACGGTGTTAAACGGCAAACCCGGCTATATCAACCTGCTGGATGCATTAAACGGCTGGCAGCTTGTAAAGGAGTTAAAAAAAGCCACCGGTCTTCCGGCGGCCACTTCCTTTAAGCATGTTTCCCCGGCCGGTGCGGCTGTGGGTCTGCCGATGGATGATGTCCTGAAGAAAATTTACTGGGTGGACGATCTGGGCGAGCTGTCCCCGCTTGCATGTGCTTATGCAAGGGCGAGAGGCGCTGACCGCATGTCTTCCTTCGGCGATTTTATCTCCCTGTCCGACGTCTGCGACGTTGATACGGCACGACTCATCAAGCGCGAAGTTTCTGACGGCGTCATCGCGCCGGGCTACGAGCCGGAGGCGCTGGAAATCTTAAAGGCCAAGAAAAACGGAAATTACAACGTGATCCAGATCGACGAAAATTACGTGCCCGAGGAGATCGAGCGCAAGCAGGTGTACGGCGTCACCTTCGAGCAGGGCAGGAACAATCTGGAGATTAACCGGGAACTTCTCTCCAACGTGGTGACTGAGAATAAGGAAATCCCGGATTCCGCAAAGATTGATTTGATGATTGCGCTGATTACCTTAAAATATACCCAGTCCAACTCCGTCTGCTATGTGAAGGACGGACAGGCCATCGGTATCGGCGCAGGCCAGCAGTCCCGTGTGCACTGTACACGCCTTGCAGGCCAGAAGGCCGACAACTGGTTCCTCCGCCAGGCACCGCAGGTTTTAAATCTGCCGTTTATCGACAAGATCAAACGCGCCGACCGCGACAACGCCATCGACGTTTACATTGGCGAGGAGTACATGGATCTTCTGGCTGACGGCGAGTGGCAGAAGGTCTTTACGGAAAAACCGCCGGTGTTTACGAGAGAGGAGAAGCGCGCATGGCTTGATAAAATGCAGGATGTGGCGCTGGGCTCCGATGCCTTCTTCCCCTTCGGCGACAACATCGAGAGGGCGAAAAAGAGCGGCGTGAAGTACATCGCACAGCCGGGCGGATCTGTCCGTGACGACAATGTCATTGAGGTCTGCAATAAATATGGCATGGCGATGGCTTTTACTGGCATTCGTCTGTTCCATCACTAA
- the upp gene encoding uracil phosphoribosyltransferase — protein sequence MDNVTIINHPLIQHKISMLRDKNTGTNEFRTLIEEIATLMGYEALRDLPLEEVEVETPIEKCFTPVISGKKLAIVPILRAGLGMVNGILALVPTAKVGHIGLYRDEVTHEPHEYYCKLPSPIDQRTIVVTDPMLATGGSAVAAVDFIKQHGGKTIKFMCIIAAPEGLKRLHEAHPDIQIYVGHLDRELNENAYICPGLGDAGDRIFGTK from the coding sequence ATGGATAATGTTACAATTATTAACCACCCGTTAATTCAGCATAAGATCTCCATGCTGAGGGACAAAAACACTGGAACCAACGAATTCCGCACCCTGATCGAGGAGATCGCAACCCTGATGGGATACGAAGCACTCCGTGACCTGCCTTTGGAAGAAGTGGAAGTGGAAACCCCGATTGAGAAATGTTTCACTCCGGTGATTTCCGGAAAGAAGCTAGCCATTGTCCCGATTCTCCGAGCCGGCCTCGGCATGGTAAACGGTATTCTGGCTCTCGTCCCGACGGCGAAAGTCGGCCATATCGGCCTCTACCGCGACGAAGTGACCCATGAGCCCCACGAATACTACTGCAAGCTTCCGAGCCCCATCGACCAGAGAACCATCGTTGTGACGGACCCGATGTTAGCGACCGGCGGTTCTGCTGTGGCGGCTGTGGATTTTATCAAGCAGCATGGCGGAAAGACGATTAAATTCATGTGCATCATCGCTGCCCCCGAGGGACTTAAGCGGCTCCATGAGGCGCATCCTGACATCCAGATCTATGTTGGACACCTGGATCGGGAGCTCAATGAAAATGCGTACATCTGCCCGGGGCTTGGAGATGCTGGGGATCGGATTTTTGGTACGAAATAG
- a CDS encoding UDP-N-acetylglucosamine pyrophosphorylase: protein MKKEETKITCLYDLSHTAAKPLLEQYTYPWEVLPHIKEWILELGKTLSGEEYEQLGENVWVHKSAKVYPSAYLGEYIIIGKDAEVRHGAFLRSSALVGEGAVVGNSTELKNVILFDKVQVPHYNYVGDSILGYKAHMGAGSITSNVKSDKHLVKVHAEDGDVETGLKKFGAMLGDNVEVGCGSVLNPGTVIGRNTNIYPLSSVRGCVAENSIYKRLGEVAEKEER from the coding sequence ATGAAAAAAGAGGAGACAAAAATTACCTGCCTGTATGACCTTTCTCATACGGCGGCAAAACCACTGCTTGAGCAGTACACCTACCCGTGGGAGGTGCTGCCGCATATCAAGGAATGGATCCTGGAGCTTGGAAAGACGCTTTCTGGAGAAGAGTATGAACAGCTCGGGGAGAATGTCTGGGTACATAAAAGTGCAAAGGTATATCCAAGCGCATATCTGGGAGAGTACATCATCATCGGAAAGGATGCGGAAGTGCGCCACGGTGCGTTTTTGAGAAGCTCCGCCCTGGTGGGCGAGGGCGCTGTCGTGGGAAATTCCACGGAGCTGAAGAATGTGATCCTGTTCGATAAAGTGCAGGTTCCGCATTACAATTATGTGGGCGATTCCATCCTGGGATACAAGGCCCACATGGGAGCCGGATCCATTACCTCCAACGTGAAGTCCGATAAGCATCTGGTAAAAGTCCACGCAGAGGACGGGGATGTGGAGACCGGGCTTAAAAAATTCGGCGCCATGCTCGGAGATAACGTGGAAGTGGGCTGCGGCTCTGTTTTAAATCCTGGTACGGTGATTGGAAGGAATACGAATATTTATCCGCTGTCCAGCGTCCGCGGATGTGTGGCGGAGAATTCGATTTATAAGAGGTTGGGGGAAGTGGCAGAGAAAGAAGAACGGTAA